CGCAGTACTTCATTGTCGCCAAACTTTTTATGTATGTCTTTGGCCTCTATCATAACATTACGCTTGTGATAAGCAGATCGGCAAATAATATCCAGATACAGCTAAAAACAACACCCTTGGTGGCCGACTGGCCAACTTCAAGCGCCCCGCCCGAGGTGTAGAAACCAAAATAGGAGCAAACCGAAGTAATGATAAATCCGAAGCTTATAGATTTTACGCAGCAAACACCAACAATAATTGGTTTAAAACTATCGCGTAAACCAACTATGTAATCCGTGGGGGCAATATCACGCGAAACTATGCAGGCCAGGTAACCGCCGCTAAGACCCAGCGCTACCGATACAATGGTAAGCAAGGGCACCATAGAAAGGCCCGAAAGTATTTTTGGCGATATCAGGAATCCAGGTGCATTTACGCCCATTATCTCCAGCGCATCTATCTGCTCGGTTACGCGCATGGTGCCTATCTGCGATGCAATGCTTGAGCCGATGCGCCCGGCAAGCACCAATGCCGAAATGGTAGGGCTAAACTCAAGGATGGTTGAATCGCGGGCGATGCTGCCTGCAATACTTTGCGGTACCAGCGGACTGGAAAGCTGGAAAGCTACCTGGACAGTGGCTACCGCGCCGATAAATACGGAAATTATACCGATGATGCCCAACGAACCGATACCTTGCGACACCATTTCGCGCATCACCTCATTCCAGTAAACACTGAATTTCTCGGGTCTTTTGAAACTTAAACGCAGTAAAAGTAAATATCTTCCTAAGCTGTGAAACATTTAAAACAGGTAAAACGCCTAAAAATACGGTTTAATATAACACGTACCGACCCTAAGCGATAAATATGTGAAAAACACTTCACTCACCCTAACAAAAAATGAATTATGAAATTGTTTTGATAGATAACATATTGCGCCTGCAGCACAAACAATTTGTTGGCGATTGCGCCGGTTGATTTTAAAATATTTTAGCTTTGAGGCTCTATGAGTGAAAGCGGTAACGGAAACAATAATAAAGTTAACAGGAAAACGGTAAAGGCGAAAGGTGTTGTTAAGCCGAAAGCAGAAAGACCAAAGCCAAAAGCCGCATCTGACGCAATTCAACATAAAACCGATGCCGAAAATAAGCCAACCTCTACGCAGCCTGCACCAGCCGGGCTGCCAACTGAAAACATGGAAGTACACCATCATCCTCAACTGGAACATAAACCTAAAGCATGGAAAGAGTACCTGCTGGAGGGCCTGATGATATTTATTGCCGTAATGATGGGTTTTATTTCCGAGAATATCAGGGAATACATCAGCGACAACGAGCATGTTAACCAGCTTACAGCTCAATTAGTGCGTGATCTGGAGGCTGACACTGCGCGACTGAAAGAAGATTACAACGGCGAGGCCAAAATGATGAGAAAAACGGATACCCTGTTCCGGCTTTTGCAGCAGCCCATGGGAAAGGCAGATCTGCGAAAGATACAACAACTTATAGCCGATTCGCACAGCCTATGGCTGTTTAAGCCGTCGGGCGGGGCAATGGCAGCCATAAAAAATGAGCTTCGGCTGAAACAATTCTCCAATTCGAAAATAATCGGCTATATCGCCAATTACGAGGGTCATGCATCGCTCGAACACACTGCGGAGGAAATCGCGCTGCAATACCAGCGGAACTTTACTGATGTTTTCATGCGGCAGCATTTTACCCCGGCCAACCTGGACGCTGCCTTCAATCATTTTCCCGTCAGCGATCAGATGCGCGACCTCAAACAACAAGATCTTACCCAATTAGCTGCCGACCTGGTGCTGATACGGATCAATATTGATGAAATGATACGACACAATAGAAGCTTGATGGATGATGCTAACGGCCTGTTACATTATGTGATCGACCGGTACCACCCGGAGGTTGAGTAACAAAAAAGCCGGGATACCCGGCCTGGTTAGAATTGTATTTTTAAGAATTTCCTTCGGGGAAATCCGGTGTAAGACAAGGGCAGCAGCTTAGTCAAATAATTTCTTACCTCTAACGATCACTACCGAAATGATCAGTGTAATAGGGATCAGGGTGATCACGATTCCGACGATTGTTGATGGTTCCATAATACTTATTAATTTTAGTCCGCTACGGTAAGGCAATAAATATGCCTTTAATAGAAAACAACTAAATAGCAGGTAGACAGGCTGTTTTAGATAATGTATCTTGTTATTCAAACGGGGAATGTGGATAATGCTCCCCAAACAAAATGCTCATTTCGGGGTATTGCGTTGGTTGATCGGGAGAAAATAATGAATGTGAACGCGGCTATTGGTGTCATCTCAAACAGCGGCAGCTGATCTGTTTTCTCGGGTCATGGTTACTAAAGTAGCTATTTCAGATTTTCGTTCACCGTTTTTTTTCCGCCGTTCACCGAGAAATAAAGTACGCTTCCCAAAAAGCATATTTGTTGTATATAAATCAACAGTAGATTTGTTATCGATTTAAATCACCAATTATATATCAAACAAAAATGACAAACGCTCTCATCACCGCAGCAACCAAAGGCATGGGCCGGGCCACCGCAATAGCACTGGCAAAGGATGGCATCAGCCTGGCTATCTGCGCCCGCAACCAGCAGGAGCTGGAAGCTTTTAAGCTTGAGCTGCTGGAGATGAACCCGTACATACAGGTAATGACGCAAGCGGTTGATGGCAGCCAGAAAGAGCAGTTGCTCAGTTTTGCCACCAACGCCGAAAAGGAACTGGGTTTTATCAGCGTTATTGTCAATAACCTCGGCATGTTCGACCCGGTAAGTATACTGGACGAAAGCGACGAGGCATTTGACAAGCAGCTCAATACTAACCTGATGCCCGCCTATCACCTGTACAAATTTTTTGGGAAAAAGATGATAGCCAAACGCAAAGGGCACATTTTCACCATTTGCTCAGTTGCAGCGCTCGACCCCATCGCGGCAGCGGGTACTTACAGCGTAACAAAGGTGGCACTGTTAGGTCTGACGAAAGTAATGCGGGCCGAAATGCAGCCACATGGGGTAAAGGTTACTGCCATTATACCGGGGTCGACCCTGACCAATTCATGGGCCGGGACGGCCATCAGTGAAGATAAATTTATACTGCCCGAAGATATTGCTTCGGCTATTGTTAATACTTATAAAATGAGCGCCGGCGCTAATGTCGATGAAATAATAATAAGGCCCGTAACAGGGCAGGTTTAGTGCCTGGTTAACTGGTGCCTGGTTAACCAGTGATTAGTTGATCAGCCTTAACCAATTACTAATAGCAGTTAGCTAATCACAAATTAAAAACTTAACAAAATGGAAAAGAAATTATATAGAGACGAATTCCGCAAGAAGATAGGCGGTGTTTGTGCCGGCTTGGCCGATTATTTTACCATAGACGTGACCCTTGTGCGGCTGTTTTTTGTGCTCGCATGTATATTTCATGGCAGCGGCTTGCCGGTGTACATTGTTCTGTGGATAGTGCTTCCAAAAAAGCCCTTCCCGTATATGGACCCTACGGTTGATTACACTGTACCACCCCAGGGGCCCGAAGGTACTGTGCCCCCAACCGGTAACCCCTTTGGCGGCAACCCTTTCCAGGGAAACCCGTTCACTAATATACCGCCGCAGCCAAATCCGCCGTTTCAACCGGCACCGCGTTCAACTTCGTTGGCTGCCATCATTTTTGGTGTGATACTTATTGTTGTAGGCGGATCGATTTTATTGGATAACCTTAATATTTTACCCGATTGGGATTTTGAACACCTGTGGCCGATAGCGCTGATAACCGTAGGATGTGTGCTGATGTTGTCGGGCGAAAAAAAGAAAAGGGATCTGAATGCCCAGTGGCAATCAGTTAAAGAAGAAAAAACCGACGGCGATACCGCCGAAACCAACACCCCCGAATAACCAGGGCGATAGTTAAATTACACAATTTAAAAATTAAGATCATGAAAAACGATAAACTGGTACCGGGCATGATCCTGGTATTGATCGGGGCGGCTTTCCTGCTGCATAATTTTGGATACATCCATTTTCAGTGGAACAACATATGGCACTTGTGGCCTATCTTCCTGGTGATAGGCGGCGTTAACCTGCTGCTGGCCAATAACCGCACCGCATGGGCAACGATACTCAAGATAACTGTCATAGTAGGCGGCTTTGCGCTGATCCTGTTCGGTAACTTTAATTACCGGAATCACTGGTGGCCCGGCTTCCGTTATCACTATAACAAGGATAATGATGATGGCGACATCAATTTTGACGATGGTGACGACTCTGACGACAGCGACAGCGGCAAAATGGTCAAGGTATCGGGCGATAGCGAATTCAGGGAACCTTTTAATGCAGCGGTAAAGGTAGCGCAGTTAAATATCAAAGGCGGCGCTACATCCTACAGGCTGAACGATACTACCGGCGATCTGTTCAACGCCAAAACACACGAGTTTCACGGCAGGTACCAGTTTACTACCCACCAGGACGATTCGGTATTCGTAATGGACTTCATTATGAAAAATCACAAAGGCGTATGGGGCTGGGGCGATAACAATAACGACGCGAACGTGGCCAATATCAGGCTGAACACAAATCCTGAATGGGAAATAAATATCGACGCCGGCGCTACCGACCTTGATTTCGATCTTTCAAAATATAAGCTCCGCTCGGTAAAAATTAATGGCGGCGCCGGAGCCTTTAAAGTTAAAGTGGGACAGCCGCTGGCCGAAACAAATATCAATGTTTCCACCGGGGCGTCAGACGTAACCATCGATGTGCCTTCTAACGCTGCCTGCCATATCAAATCCGATTCGGGCTTGTCATCAAATACCTTCGATGGTTTTAATAAGATGAGCAATGGCGAATACGAAACCAGCGGGTTCGACGCTGCCAAAAACAAAATTTACATACACATAAGCGGCGGTATCTCCGACTTTAAGGTACATAAGTACTAAAGATCTCTGTTAAGTTTGAAAGTTGCAATGCCTGAAGGTTATACCGGACGGCATTGCATTTTTTGTTTAATACAATTTTATGTAACGGGCCGCACTTATCTTTGTCATAGCTAAAATAGTTCTTCAACTTTCCAACTTTGCAACATTTCAACAATAAATACATACTCGTTATTAACGGTAAACCGGAGGGCCCCTTTTCCGTGGAGGAATTAAAGGGTTTGGGTTTGAAACCCGGGGATTTTGTAAAGACCGCCGAAATGCCCGACTACAAAGAGGCGCACGAAATTGCCGAGCTGCGGCAGGTGTTCCATTTTAAACAACAGAGCGTAATACCCCAATACTTTGCCGGGCTCGACCAGCGCATGCTGGCTTCAGCGCTCGATCTGCTGGCTATTTCGGGTATATATATTATCCTTGGGTTTACCGCCGTGCTGGTAATAACAGACCGGGAATCAAGACTGGCGATAGCCCTGAGTCTTTTGGTGCTGATACCGGTTACCAATTTTATCTATCACGTGGTGATGGAAAGCTCGGACAAGCAGGCTACCTGGGGCAAGCAGGTGCTTAAGATCAAAGTTTGCGATATGGAAGGGAAAAGGATAAGCACCGCAACGGCCCTTGTTCGTAATTTTTGTAAGCTGTTTTCCTTTTTACCATTATTTATAGGGTATTTGCTTATCTTTTTTAATAAACAGCAGCAATGCGCGCATGATATGATAGCAGGTACTTTGGTGATGAAAGACAGGCTGATTTAGAAATTGGCGGTTCTGAGTTAGCGGTAGCAGTGCTTTTAATTCTTTTTCCTGATCACATAAGTTTTGGCCATTTGGTCGTGCAGGCCCTGGTGGCGGTCGTTCCAGAAAATAAGCAGGTAGCCGATACCGCACAGGATACTCGACAATATTTTAGCCAGGTTACGGCCTAAAGCCTTCCGAAAACTTATTCTTCGGCCATCCATATCAACCACCTTTAACTGGCAGATGATCTTGCCAATACTTCCCTGCGCGCGAGTTGCTTCGAAAATGGCGTGATAAAGCATAAAGCTGATCACAAGTACCAGTTTAAATGCAAAGTCGTTGCGGTCATCAAATAACATGTCGGTATGCGCGCCTGTGTAGGCCTCGAAAAAGCCCAAAAAAACGGCGAGCGCGGCGACAACCAGGATTATCACTACATAGTCGATAATATAGGCCAGCAGCCTCCACCAGAAATTTGCTGCATTGGCGTTCGTTGGCAGGTAAATTCCCTGCAATGTAAAATACTCATGCAGTTCGGGCAGGTTCGAGGCGCTGTTCCACTCATTTGTCAATGGAGAAAGGACCATTTCGGCGGGCGACAAGCCGCGTTCCATTAATTCGGTGTGTGAGAATGGCCCAACTTGTTCGTTATTCTCGATAAGGTAATAATTATTGATCATCCGGTTTAATTGTGATGATGAAAGATAAACATTTCACCAGAGAAAACCAGGCAGGTCAGGGATTTATTTCAATCCCAAACGTGCACGCAAAGGTTCGCGGTAAGTACTGCCGATGGGGATTTTCGTGCCATTAATAACGAGCTGGTGCACCTCTATCATGGTGATGTGCCTGATTGCCACAACGAATGATTTATGCACCCGCACAAACTCCGTTGCGGGTACAAGGTCAAAAATATCACCCATGTTCTCGCGGATAAGTATCTGCTTGTCTTTCAGGAAAACCGTTATGTAATTACCGTCCTTTTCCAGGTACAGGATATCGGCAATACGCACCTGGTAGGTTTGCGAACCGCTTTTAATAAATACGGTTGCCGCGTCTTCCTTACCTCCGTTGCCGCTTTTCGACTGTAGTAAACCCGCTGCCTTGTTCACCCCGGCCAAAAAACGCTCGAAAGTGATGGGCTTAAGCAGATAATCAATAGCATTCAGATTGTAGCTTTCCACTGCGTAGGTACTGTAGGCCGTGGTGAATATGACCATGGGCTTTTCAGCCAGGGTTTGGATCAGTTGCAGGCCGCTGATGTCGGGCATGTTGATGTCGAGGAACACCAGGTCCACCTTTTCGCGGTTCAGGAATTCTATGGCCTTCACCGGCTCGCGGAAGGTGGCCTTAAGTTCGGTCAAATTGCTTTTCTGGCAATACCGTTCTATCACCTCCAGTGCCCTGGGTTCATCGTCGATTGCTATGCAGGTTATCATTCCAGGTCAATTTTAAGAGTGGCCTCACCAAAGTCGTCTCCAAAGGAGTGGATTTTGGATGCCTGGTTGAAAAATGGCGGCTGTTTAATACACCCCTCTCCTTTGGAGAGGGGCAGGGGTGAGGCAAAGTACATCATTCCAAATCAATTTTAAGATCAATCAAAAACCGGCCATCAGTATTTTTTATCTCAAGGCTGTGCTTACCCGGATAAACCAGTTCCAGTCTTCGCCTTACGTTTTCGAGCCCGATACCACTTTTTTCGTCCATTTTTTTCACCTCATACATTGCATTCGCGCAGGTGAATTCGAGTTGATTCGCTGTAACCCCAATAGAAACATCAATTTCAGAGGTATTACCGATCAATACCCCATGTTTAAACGCATTTTCGACGAAGGGGATGAATAGCATCGGCGCAATTAAAACACCCTCTGTTTGATCGGGATAGTTGAATACAACCCTCACCTCGTCATCAGCATAACGCAATTTATTAAGCAGGATACAATTTTCAAGATATTCGATCTCTTTTTTCAGCGGGACGCTTTCTTCGTTGCTTTCGTATATCATGTAGCGCATCATACCCGAAAGTTTTGATATACCGTCGGCAAGATCGTCGTTTCCTTTGCCCTGCGCCATAGAAAAAAGATTGTTCAGCGTGTTGAAAAGAAAGTGCGGGTTTACCTGCGATTTGAGAAATTTCACCTCGGTATCCAGCTGAACCGCCGCCAACTCCGAGCGCATCTTTTCGGCCTTTGACCATTCTTTCAAAAAGAAATAGGCTATGGAAAGGCCAAATACGATAATAAAAATAAACAATATCGTATTGGATAAACCGCTGCGGGCAAATACAAGAGTATCATTTCGAAAAACAAGGTCTTTTTTTACACCGGGAAGGCTGGGAGGCGACCAGTTATTCCGGTCGTCCATTTTAAAAGTACGCATAAATGGCTGATCATTTTTCGGTGCCGAAAGCGATTCACCAATGTAATAATTCGCCGCGAAGATGGCGGCAAAATAAGCTGCGGGTATAGCCACCCTGATCAATATATTTTTGAAGTGCAGCGCCTTTTTAAATAACAAAAGGATATTACCATAGAACAGCAGGGCAAGAAAACCGAGCGTGATAAAAAGGTACGGCGATAACGTGTGCCTGACATCCCTTATCAGCACAGGATCCTTTTTTACAGCACCTTCGGCATGGTCGACACGAATGGTTATGTGCGCTTCCGTCAGCGATAGCAGTGTATAAAAAACGCCAACCCAGAACGCGATATGAAGCACGATCTCTATCCAGTCTTTCTTCCTGATCTTAAGCATATCAACAAAGATAAAATTGTGTCAATGGCATCAAAAAATAATGTTACTAACCCGGTAAATAGTTAGGCGAATGGAAGTTTTTTGAGATTTGGAGCGATTTGTTATGTGCGGTCAACTTGTCACGCCCCCAGTTGGCTAACACCTAAAAAATGATTCTTTATTACAGGGATAACAACCCTCTTTACCGCTCGCGGTAGAGAGGGTCGACGAGTGAAACGATGTCGGGGTGAGTCAACTAATCCCTTCACCAAATACCAAATATCTCCCTTTCATAAACATCAAAATGCTGTTCATACCAAAGTTTTTATGGAATGAATTAAGGGAAATACTATTGCTTAAAATTATTACGATATGAAAAGACTACTGTTACTGACAACCCTGTTATTAATGGTTTTTATTTCTGCTGAAGCTCAGAACCCCGATACGGCGCGGTTGATGGTACATTACAAGTTTTCGTGGGTAAGGGACACCGCAAACCGGGAGCATCCCTATACAGAAAACATGGTATTATATGTGGGCCAAAGCGCGGGCGCTTACAGGAGCTATGATGGAGTAGTATATAAGGCACAATTTAAAAAAGCCTTTGCCGAAGCGGTTGCAGCCAGCCCGGATGGGCACCCTATGATAAACAGAAGGGGAGTAGGCTCGAATGTTGAATATTACCAGTACCCCAATCAGCAAAAATTACTGACCAAAGATCAGCTGATGGCCAACAGTTATGCGATAGAAGGGCCGCTTCCTGCAATAGCCTGGAAAACTACCGGTGATACCGCAACTTTTGGGGGCCTGCATTGCCAGAAAGCCACAGGTCATTTTAAGGGCAGGGATTACAGCGCATGGTTTTGCCCCGATCTGCCCGTACGTACCGGACCCTGGAAACTGAATGGCTTGCCCGGTGTGATCGTAGATGCGCGTGATGCAAAAAACGAAGTGGTATTTCAGTTTGATGGCGTGGAAAAAACAGTCGCTACATCACCGGGGAATGGGCCGGCGGTTGACAAAAAAGACCTGCCCCCGATATTACGTGACTTGGATGACGACATGAATTTGATAGCGCCACCGCTTGGTTCGATCAAAACCACGCAAAAGGATTTTGACAAATTGCAGGAAGCCATGAGAAAAAATCCTAACGGCGTTGTACAGGCGGTAAACGCAGGCAATGGTCCTAAAATGGATCACGTAAAAATGGGCCCTCCGCTTAAAGGTCCTGTGATCAATAATCCAATGGAATTACCTGAAAAAAAATAAACCGAAGAATAGTAATAAACTAATCATGATCATGAAAAGACAATTAATAATTATTGCAGCGTTGGTTTTGCCCGTTTTTGCTGCTTCCGCGCAAATGCCCGACACCGCCCAGGTACTGGTGCACTACAAATTTACCCATGTGCGCGATACTACTAACCGCGCCAATCCCTACACCGAGAATATGGCCCTTTTTGTAGGAAAGAACACCAGCAGCTACAAAAGCTACGACAGGCAGTTGGAAAACCAGCTATTCAAAAAACAAATGGAAGAGCAAATGCATAATTCTGCCGATGGCAATATCAGGATCAACCGTAAGAACACCGGATCGGGTACCGAGTACTTCCAGTTTCCGGGCGATAATAAATTTGTTCGTAAAGAGCCCCTGTTGGTGAACACTTACATCATAGATGATGCGATGCCTGCTATAGACTGGCACATCAGCAATGATACGGCAAGCTTCGGCGAGTTACATTGCCAGAAGGCCACCTGTCATTTTAAAGGGCGAGATTACACGGCATGGTTTTGCCCCGACTTGCCGGTGCACGTCGGTCCGTGGAAGCTGAACGGGCTGCCGGGCGTTATTGTGGAGGCTTATGATGCAAAGAAGGACGTGGTTTTTAAATTCGACAGGGTGGAGAAGGCCCTGCCCGTGGCGCCAAAACCTAAACAACAGGCCGACGACCACCCGGGCATGGTGATGGTGACAATAGGCGGCGGCGATTCGGACACCGACCCCAACATCATCCAGGTGCCGGCTAAGGGTATTAAAACCACCGATAAAGAATTTGAAAAACTGCGGGATGCGATGCGCAAGAACCCGGACGCCTTTGTGCAATCGATGCTGGCGAGTATGCCAAATAACGGCGGACCAAAGCCCGATATCAGGATAAAGGTAGGACCCCAGCCGGTGATCAATAACCCAATCGAGCTGCCAGGGAAATAAACGGGTTTGAAAATACCGCAAAGTGATGAACAGATATTTAGCTATGTGGATTCTGCTGGCCGCGCCGCTACAGGCGGCGCTGGCGCAAAAGCCGGATACGGCACAAATACTGGTGCATTATAAGTTCAGTTATGTGCGTGATACCAATAACCGCGCGCACCCCTATACCGAAAATATGGTTTTATTTGTGGGGAAGGCCTTGGGTAGTTATAAGAGCTACGACCGCCAGTTGCAAAACGATCTGTTTCGGAGGCAATTCCAGGAGCAATTGCTCAACTCTGCAGACGGTAATATCAGGCTTGATCGTAAAATGACGGGCTCAGGCACTGAATACTCCCAGTTTATTAATAACAGGGAACTGGTGCGCAGGGAAGTTATTGGCAACGATGCATATATCATCGGCGAGGCGCTGCCGGTCATAAACTGGCACATCAGTGGCGATAAGGCGAACTTTGGTGAGCTCCGCTGCCAGAAGGCAACCTGCCATTTTAAAGGGCGGGATTACACGGCATGGTTTTGCCCCGATCTGCCGGTGCACGTCGGACCCTGGAAGCTGAATGGGTTGCCGGGCGTCATCGTTGAGGCGTATGATTCAAAAAAGGAAGTGGTTTTCAAGTTCGACCGGGTGGAAAAGGCCGTATTGGGAGCGCGTAAGCCGATAAAAGACCGCCACGGCAGGATAATCGCACCCCCTGGGGATGACGGGGACGACACTGATCCGAATATCATCCAGGTACCAACCAAAGGTATCAAAACCACGAATAAAGAATTTGAAAAGCTGCAGGCGGTAATGCGCAGGGACCCAAATGCTTTTGCACAGGCCATGACCGGCGGCAAGGGCAGCGACGGACCGAAATTAGACAGGAAAGCAGGTCCTGGCATCCTGATAAATAACCCCATAGAATTACCGGAAAAGAGATGATGCGATTTATGCGATCTATACTATTGCTGCTATGCGGCTTGCTGTTTTCTGCGCTTTGTTTTGCGCAGGGAAGCGTTCATGGAACGGTTAAGGACAGTACCGGGAAAGCCGTACCCTTTGCCACTGTTACCCTGAAGAACAGGGTTAGCAGTGCTATTGTGGCTTATAGCACAACAACCAGCGATGGAACTTATAATCTGCCGGTGCCATCGGGCGCGAGCCCCGATAGCCTGTTGGTTGAAGTTCGCAGTATAGCCTACAAGATACAGGCGAAAGCTGCCACACTGGCAAAGCCGGTCGATTTTGTATTGCAGGCCTCCGTAAACCAATTGCAGGCGGTGGTCATCAAAAGCAATCGGCCGGTGCTGAAGATAAATGGTGACACAACGAGTTATAAAGTATCCGATTTCAGCAGTCCGCAGGATCGTGTAATAGGTGATGTCATCAAAAAACTGCCCGGAATTACAGTGTCCGGCGACGGTACAATTCTCTACAACAATAAACCCATATCCAACCTTTATATCAACGGCGATAATTTGCTCGACGACAAATACAATATCGCCACCAATACCATACCCAACGGGGCAGTGAACAAGGTGCAGGTAATACAGAACGATCAGCCGATTAAAATGCTCCAAAACAAGGTAATGAGCGACGATGTGGCCCTGAACCTGGATATTAAAAAAGATGCCAGGCTGCACCTGCTGGGGCAGGAAAGCATTGGCGCAGGTCTACCCGGTAATTACGATGTTAACCTGAACGCGATGATGTTCAAGGATAAGTATAAGGCGGTAAACTACCTGCAGGGAAACAATACCGGCGACGATGTTCAGCAAAACCTGGTATCGCACAACTTTTCAGATTACCAGCAGCGCATTGATAATGCTATCCCCCCGGCAATGCTTTCATTAGGCACAGTTAATGATCCCAACCTGGAACGAAACCGGTATCTTTTCGACCAGTCGGGTATTATCAACCTTAATAATCTTGTAAACCTTAAAAAAAGTGTGCAGTTCAAGGCCAACTTTTACTACCTGCACGATACCCAAAAACAGGATTACAGCCAGCAAACGACGGTTTACCTGCCCGGCGATACCGTACACTATTCCGAAATGCAGCACAATAAATTCAGGCCGGATATCCTGCACGGGCAGCTCACTATGAAGGTGAACCAGGATAAATACTACCTGAACAACGCGCTGCTTGTCGACTATGCGCATCAGAACAGCTATTCGATGCTGAACACCAACGGTACGCCTTTGAACCAGGTGTTGCACGATAACCCGCTGAATTTTTCGAACGAATTCAGCCTGCTGAGGACATCGAAATCGAATAATATCATCGAGACCTATTCTTACATCAGCCATTCATCAGAGCCTGAGAACAGGGCCATCACCCCGGGTTATAATGCTGCCGTGTTCAACGGTGGTACGGCATATAATCAACTGCTTCAAAATGCCAATATCCCGGCATGGTACACCAATAATTATTTGTCGTACAAAATACCGGGCAACTTCGTAACACAAAGTATAAAGGCGGGTTTCAGTTTGCAATCGCAAACATTGAATTCGGCGCTAACAGCGGTGCAGGCTAACAACGCAACCAATTTGGTCTCCGATAGCGCCGTTAACCATTTGAACTGGAACAGGAAAAAGATATACGGCGAACTGGCCTGGGATTTACCCGGAGATATCTTTAAGGCCAACCTGACGCTGCCGTTCAGTTATCAGCAGATCGGTTACAGCGATAGCCTGTATCACCTCGATAAGAGTCTTTCAAAACTTTATTTCAGCCCGCAATTCAGAATGAAATACCAGGTAAGCACGGAAAATTTTTTTACTTTACAATATAACTACCGCAACCAGATTGGCAGCATCGAAGATGTTTACAATGGATATATCCTGAAGGATTACCGCACCCTTTACGCCAACAATGCCGACCTGACCGAGCTGAAAAATCAGCTTGTGGGCATTGGCTTCAATTACCGGAAGGCACTTACGCTGTTTTTCTTTAGTGTGAACGCCTTGTACAATCATGTCGACGCCAATAATATCGCCTCAAGCGTTATAACCAGCAACCTTCAGCAGCGCATTGTGCTGCCTTTCCAAAACAGCACCAATTCGTGGACGCTAAGCAGCACGGTAAGTAAGTATTCC
Above is a window of Mucilaginibacter ginsenosidivorans DNA encoding:
- a CDS encoding MlaE family ABC transporter permease → MFHSLGRYLLLLRLSFKRPEKFSVYWNEVMREMVSQGIGSLGIIGIISVFIGAVATVQVAFQLSSPLVPQSIAGSIARDSTILEFSPTISALVLAGRIGSSIASQIGTMRVTEQIDALEIMGVNAPGFLISPKILSGLSMVPLLTIVSVALGLSGGYLACIVSRDIAPTDYIVGLRDSFKPIIVGVCCVKSISFGFIITSVCSYFGFYTSGGALEVGQSATKGVVFSCIWILFADLLITSVML
- a CDS encoding SDR family oxidoreductase — its product is MTNALITAATKGMGRATAIALAKDGISLAICARNQQELEAFKLELLEMNPYIQVMTQAVDGSQKEQLLSFATNAEKELGFISVIVNNLGMFDPVSILDESDEAFDKQLNTNLMPAYHLYKFFGKKMIAKRKGHIFTICSVAALDPIAAAGTYSVTKVALLGLTKVMRAEMQPHGVKVTAIIPGSTLTNSWAGTAISEDKFILPEDIASAIVNTYKMSAGANVDEIIIRPVTGQV
- a CDS encoding PspC domain-containing protein; the encoded protein is MEKKLYRDEFRKKIGGVCAGLADYFTIDVTLVRLFFVLACIFHGSGLPVYIVLWIVLPKKPFPYMDPTVDYTVPPQGPEGTVPPTGNPFGGNPFQGNPFTNIPPQPNPPFQPAPRSTSLAAIIFGVILIVVGGSILLDNLNILPDWDFEHLWPIALITVGCVLMLSGEKKKRDLNAQWQSVKEEKTDGDTAETNTPE
- a CDS encoding LiaI-LiaF-like domain-containing protein, yielding MKNDKLVPGMILVLIGAAFLLHNFGYIHFQWNNIWHLWPIFLVIGGVNLLLANNRTAWATILKITVIVGGFALILFGNFNYRNHWWPGFRYHYNKDNDDGDINFDDGDDSDDSDSGKMVKVSGDSEFREPFNAAVKVAQLNIKGGATSYRLNDTTGDLFNAKTHEFHGRYQFTTHQDDSVFVMDFIMKNHKGVWGWGDNNNDANVANIRLNTNPEWEINIDAGATDLDFDLSKYKLRSVKINGGAGAFKVKVGQPLAETNINVSTGASDVTIDVPSNAACHIKSDSGLSSNTFDGFNKMSNGEYETSGFDAAKNKIYIHISGGISDFKVHKY
- a CDS encoding RDD family protein, which produces MQHFNNKYILVINGKPEGPFSVEELKGLGLKPGDFVKTAEMPDYKEAHEIAELRQVFHFKQQSVIPQYFAGLDQRMLASALDLLAISGIYIILGFTAVLVITDRESRLAIALSLLVLIPVTNFIYHVVMESSDKQATWGKQVLKIKVCDMEGKRISTATALVRNFCKLFSFLPLFIGYLLIFFNKQQQCAHDMIAGTLVMKDRLI
- a CDS encoding RDD family protein, with product MINNYYLIENNEQVGPFSHTELMERGLSPAEMVLSPLTNEWNSASNLPELHEYFTLQGIYLPTNANAANFWWRLLAYIIDYVVIILVVAALAVFLGFFEAYTGAHTDMLFDDRNDFAFKLVLVISFMLYHAIFEATRAQGSIGKIICQLKVVDMDGRRISFRKALGRNLAKILSSILCGIGYLLIFWNDRHQGLHDQMAKTYVIRKKN
- a CDS encoding LytR/AlgR family response regulator transcription factor codes for the protein MITCIAIDDEPRALEVIERYCQKSNLTELKATFREPVKAIEFLNREKVDLVFLDINMPDISGLQLIQTLAEKPMVIFTTAYSTYAVESYNLNAIDYLLKPITFERFLAGVNKAAGLLQSKSGNGGKEDAATVFIKSGSQTYQVRIADILYLEKDGNYITVFLKDKQILIRENMGDIFDLVPATEFVRVHKSFVVAIRHITMIEVHQLVINGTKIPIGSTYREPLRARLGLK